Proteins encoded within one genomic window of Empedobacter falsenii:
- a CDS encoding DUF1281 family ferredoxin-like fold protein — protein sequence MITAMANWCSNTVVFEGKPEAITQIQQLFQILKEKEEQAEEGQLPDFSDSTNGGYFFNIYWNEGDEGNFQYETKWSPNSEILRSIADRYQVDFVQDYEEMGNGIYGRATYQNGILDDVCLSDEDIEAYDFDEDTDTYHFEGETYESDCEILETLLERKLSLL from the coding sequence ATGATAACAGCAATGGCGAACTGGTGTAGTAATACGGTTGTGTTCGAGGGAAAACCCGAAGCAATCACACAGATACAACAACTTTTCCAAATCTTAAAGGAAAAGGAAGAGCAAGCCGAAGAAGGGCAATTGCCCGACTTTTCAGACAGTACGAACGGTGGGTATTTCTTCAATATCTACTGGAACGAGGGCGATGAAGGAAATTTTCAGTACGAAACCAAATGGTCGCCTAACTCCGAGATACTGCGGAGCATAGCAGACCGATACCAAGTTGATTTTGTACAGGATTATGAGGAAATGGGAAACGGGATATATGGTAGAGCAACCTATCAAAATGGCATACTGGACGATGTATGTTTGAGCGATGAAGACATAGAAGCGTATGATTTTGATGAAGATACAGACACTTACCATTTTGAGGGGGAAACTTATGAAAGTGATTGCGAAATACTGGAAACGCTTTTGGAACGCAAATTATCATTGCTATGA
- a CDS encoding PRTRC system protein E: MNTNFFNQIQQLNFTGVLQLNISKGAETKLIVSVMLNNEQCGDNAKNLIPPLTFNATAQEFDEGFFEQITAPVQTVSGLMVDMEKFLKQMEEVKKQSAMEKEKADKEKKEKEARDKKYKEAMAKADELEKEGKFSEAWMKVPNPADFPDYADAIRKRKTSLSGKFATPSLFGATEEATPEPIQSAEVTDDYPIDEAGEEE; the protein is encoded by the coding sequence ATGAATACAAATTTTTTCAATCAGATACAGCAGTTGAACTTTACAGGAGTATTACAACTGAACATTTCAAAGGGAGCAGAAACCAAGCTAATCGTATCGGTTATGCTTAACAATGAACAATGCGGGGATAATGCAAAAAACCTTATTCCGCCCCTTACATTCAATGCTACCGCACAGGAGTTTGATGAGGGATTTTTTGAACAGATAACCGCACCAGTACAAACCGTTTCGGGTTTGATGGTGGATATGGAGAAATTCTTAAAGCAAATGGAAGAAGTCAAAAAACAATCGGCAATGGAGAAGGAAAAAGCCGATAAGGAGAAGAAAGAAAAGGAAGCCAGGGACAAGAAATATAAAGAAGCTATGGCAAAGGCTGACGAACTGGAAAAAGAGGGTAAATTCAGTGAAGCGTGGATGAAAGTGCCGAACCCTGCCGATTTTCCCGACTATGCCGATGCCATACGCAAACGTAAAACTTCACTATCGGGCAAATTTGCCACACCGAGCCTTTTCGGTGCGACAGAAGAAGCAACACCCGAACCGATACAATCGGCAGAAGTTACAGACGATTACCCCATTGATGAAGCAGGAGAAGAAGAATAA
- a CDS encoding PRTRC system protein C: MLLATQLQRVFILNDKGQEIKLNDPEPQWSVQAVMNFYSNTYPILTTAKVSAPQIKDDTVQYRFESAMGTKG; the protein is encoded by the coding sequence ATGTTATTAGCAACGCAATTACAACGAGTTTTTATATTGAATGATAAGGGGCAGGAAATCAAACTGAACGACCCCGAACCGCAATGGAGTGTACAGGCAGTAATGAATTTTTATTCCAATACATACCCCATTCTGACTACCGCAAAAGTATCAGCACCACAAATCAAGGACGATACGGTACAGTACCGTTTTGAAAGTGCAATGGGAACAAAAGGTTAA
- a CDS encoding alpha/beta hydrolase family protein: MTYATTYRIGNIPNAPRTQAKAIAPSVERVRKLDATTERRKRNPKGQTTVRTSSHVTNGFLRTSFLPKLNETETVQACRDNIKMERDFYSSLSQLAEHYGIIPKSTQSYGYPYNIALALKDTEEQLKLKITDWEEIRLIQDSKKVFFTSEERYNTGTTLYYIPVIPLFRWLKDPKRKHTAQLFLSVCSYLYHIADIPYYRQESSYLYWMYEMHKDWVTEDDYGEDTEAYLSEFSQAEWIGDCMEKKIYNEANLRLFKERLNRFKAKDKIDADCFKVAQEAYAIYQQYPNANVFRNARPNGEANEEDMENIISMEKYVSFCADGTGWLMDNVVESVNNELQEYGQMEEPIIIKRFDGSDITANTLEFENRLLTMINELTYILNNF; encoded by the coding sequence ATGACTTATGCAACGACATACCGTATCGGGAACATTCCAAATGCCCCAAGAACCCAAGCAAAAGCAATTGCACCGTCAGTTGAGCGAGTTCGCAAACTGGATGCAACGACCGAAAGACGCAAACGAAATCCAAAAGGACAAACAACAGTCCGTACCAGTAGCCATGTTACCAATGGTTTTTTAAGGACTTCGTTTCTCCCTAAACTGAACGAAACAGAAACAGTACAGGCTTGCAGGGATAATATCAAAATGGAAAGGGATTTTTATAGTTCCCTTTCTCAATTGGCAGAGCATTACGGCATCATTCCGAAATCAACGCAATCTTACGGCTATCCCTACAATATCGCATTGGCTTTAAAAGACACCGAAGAACAGCTAAAACTTAAAATAACGGATTGGGAAGAAATCAGACTGATACAGGATAGCAAGAAAGTGTTTTTTACAAGCGAGGAAAGATATAATACTGGTACAACCCTGTATTACATTCCTGTAATACCCTTATTTCGTTGGTTGAAAGACCCAAAGCGAAAACATACCGCTCAACTGTTTTTGTCAGTTTGCAGTTATTTGTACCACATTGCCGATATTCCATACTACAGACAGGAAAGTAGTTACCTGTACTGGATGTATGAAATGCACAAAGATTGGGTAACCGAGGATGATTACGGAGAAGATACAGAAGCCTACCTCAGCGAATTTTCTCAAGCAGAATGGATTGGCGACTGTATGGAAAAGAAGATTTACAACGAAGCTAATTTAAGGCTCTTTAAAGAACGTTTAAACCGTTTTAAAGCGAAAGATAAGATTGATGCTGATTGCTTTAAAGTAGCACAGGAAGCCTATGCAATTTATCAGCAGTACCCTAATGCAAACGTATTCCGCAATGCCCGACCAAATGGCGAAGCCAATGAAGAAGACATGGAAAATATCATTTCAATGGAAAAGTATGTTTCATTCTGTGCAGATGGTACAGGCTGGCTTATGGATAATGTGGTAGAATCAGTAAACAACGAATTACAGGAATACGGACAGATGGAAGAACCCATTATTATAAAACGGTTTGACGGAAGTGATATAACCGCCAACACATTGGAGTTTGAAAACCGTTTGCTTACGATGATAAATGAATTGACCTACATTTTGAATAATTTTTAA